The Odocoileus virginianus isolate 20LAN1187 ecotype Illinois chromosome 13, Ovbor_1.2, whole genome shotgun sequence genome includes the window TGTATCCCCAAACCCAGTGCTCAGTCAGAAGCTCTTAGGAAATCCAGATGCTTCCATTGAGATTGCCTTCAGGGCTCCCCAGGCCTTACTAACATTTTGTAACTTCctaggggtggagggagagattgtttttacattttatattcttgacgTCTACTTTCCTTACCCTCTACTAGATGAAAAGCCAATTTcaccacagggggaaaaaatcaggaGAAGGTTCCAATGCTGTATTTTATTAAATCCTAGTTTCTTCTTATTTAGTTCTGAATTAAACTAAAATGGAAATGACACTCCCTCCCACCgccccacacacacccagcaaAGGGGCTAATTTATTTCATCATAAGTATTAACTAAGTACATGGAATAACTTTCCTCCTTTAGAATCCTCTGTCTGCCAAGATTAACACAGTCCATGGATGAAATTTTCTGTTTCCAGCCATCTCCTGTACACAATTCATTTTAACTGCTAAGTCTGATAAAGGCTACACATTAATTTCTAATTAAACAATCAAGAAGGGCACAGAAGGGCCTGCCTAGTGATACAGATGTCCAGCCAAATCAGTCCAGAAATTCACCCTAAGGCTTCCTGTGTCTTCATTTCAGGGAGGAGATCTGACAGGCTGGGCTCTCCACTGCTCTTCTAAAAATCTTGGAAACTTTGTCCTTCACTGAATTACGACACTGTCCACCTTTAATTTTCTCCAAAACGCCTGTAACTCGGCTGAAGGTTAGTGCCACTTCATTTTTCCCCCCTCCCTTGAGTTCCTTAAACGTCAAGAAATAGGGCAATGCGAGCGATCTTTCCCCGCAAACCCTGTAACTTAAGTTTTTCCCCAACCCATCGCCTTCGGGAACAAGTTTCTCATTGTGCAATTCAACTTCATTTCTGGATTGAGCTCGCTGAACCCGAGCTTCAGAGGAAAGACTCATGGGAATGGGAATGCTCCTGAAAGGGGTGAAGGGGGAGGCGTTGGAAATATCCGGGAATGGAGACCCTAATAACTTTCCAGTTCAGGGTCTTTATTGGGTCAGCTTTTCCTTGCCCCGCACTGTTCCGATCTGCAGTAATCGCGCTCTCCGCCGTTCTTCTCGCGCCCCTTCTCGTTCTCTGACCGCTGCGGGCTGCCGGTGTAGCTCCAGGTGTAGCCGAGCCCGGGAGAAAGTGTTCACTTGACCAGGCTGAGTGTATATTACCCTGTTTCATTTCCAGCCATGCCTTGTGTTCAGGCGCAGTATGGGTCCTCGCCTCAAGGAGCCAGCCCCGCTTCTCAGAGCTACAGTTACCACTCTTCGGGAGAATACAGCTCCGATTTCTTAACTCCAGAGTTTGTCAAGTTTAGCATGGACCTCACCAACACTGAAATCACTGCCACCACTTCTCTCCCCAGCTTCAGTACCTTTATGGACAACTACAGCACAGGCTACGACGTCAAGCCACCTTGCTTGTACCAAATGCCCCTGTCCGGACAGCAGTCCTCCATTAAGGTAGAAGACATTCAGATGCACAACTACCAGCAACACAGCCACCTGCCCCCCCAGTCCGAGGAGATGATGCCGCACTCCGGGTCGGTTTACTACAAGCCCTCCTCGCCCCCGACGCCCACCACCCCGGGCTTCCAGGTGCAGCACAGCCCCATGTGGGACGACCCAGGCTCCCTCCACAACTTCCACCAGAACTACGTGGCCACCACCCACATGATCGAACAGAGGAAAACGCCGGTCTCCcgcctctccctcttctcctttaagCAGTCGCCCCCCGGGACCCCCGTGTCTAGCTGCCAGATGCGCTTCGACGGGCCCCTGCACGTCCCCATGAACCCGGAGCCGGCGGGCAGCCACCACGTGGTGGACGGGCAGACCTTCGCCGTGCCCAACCCCATCCGAAAGCCCGCgtccatgggcttccccggcCTGCAGATTGGCCACGCGTCGCAGCTGCTCGACACGCAGGTGCCCTCCCCGCCGTCGCGGGGCTCCCCCTCCAACGAAGGGCTGTGCGCTGTGTGCGGCGACAACGCGGCCTGCCAGCACTACGGCGTGCGCACCTGTGAGGGCTGCAAAGGGTTCTTTAAGGTGAGCCAGGCCGGGGGCGGAGGCGGCAGGTGGGGCCCCTACTGCCCAGAGCCTCCGAGTGCTTGCTCCGCTGGGGCGCAGGCTCCGGGCCCTAACTGGCCCCCGGCGACTCCCCGGGTCCCTGGAAGCTGCCTTGCCGCCGCCCCTGGGCTGTGGCGGGGGCTTCTGGGTGCCTGAGAAAGGCAAGTAGGAAGGCGGGGAGACCCGGGGTCGCATCTCCACCCGAGACCGACCCTGGCCGCCCCCCGCCTGAAGTTGCTGGAGCTGAGTTGGAAGAGGGTCATTTGCATGTGCTGGGAGCTGTCTTCTTGGTTCAGATTGAAATTGGTTAGGACAGAGAACCGTGTCTGAGCTAACCAAGTGGAACAGAATTCCCTGTGGTCAAATTAAGTGATCTCTTTATTTCGCCATCCTGATTGAATAATCTTATCATTTTAAATAGAGAAGGTCTCTAAGGAATGTAAATAATATGAATGCCCACGAATTTGTATTTACTG containing:
- the NR4A2 gene encoding nuclear receptor subfamily 4 group A member 2 isoform X3, yielding MPCVQAQYGSSPQGASPASQSYSYHSSGEYSSDFLTPEFVKFSMDLTNTEITATTSLPSFSTFMDNYSTGYDVKPPCLYQMPLSGQQSSIKVEDIQMHNYQQHSHLPPQSEEMMPHSGSVYYKPSSPPTPTTPGFQVQHSPMWDDPGSLHNFHQNYVATTHMIEQRKTPVSRLSLFSFKQSPPGTPVSSCQMRFDGPLHVPMNPEPAGSHHVVDGQTFAVPNPIRKPASMGFPGLQIGHASQLLDTQVPSPPSRGSPSNEGLCAVCGDNAACQHYGVRTCEGCKGFFKRTVQKNAKYVCLANKNCPVDKRRRNRCQYCRFQKCLAVGMVKEVVRTDSLKGRRGRLPSKPKSPQEPSPPSPPVSLISALVRAHVDSNPAMTSLDYSRFQANPDYQMSGDDTQHIQQFYDLLTGSMEIIRGWAEKIPGFADLPKADQDLLFESAFLELFVLRLAYRSNPVEEYEHRHFCLLLHCCPGYGHRETRSQGTQESGGAAKQDCKLSQRPCDFQ